The region GCTCTTCGGATGCCGAGTAGTCGGACACACCGTTGATGTTCAGGTCTGCGGCGTTGGCGCCGGAGGCCTAGGGCGGCAGGCGCTACCAGCAGTTGCTGTAAGAGTTTCATGAGATTCCTCACACCAAAATTGAGGGAAGTGGACAGAGAGTCCCTAAAAAAGATACTGGTGAAGCAAAAGCATCCACAAGGGTCCGCACAATTTTGTGTCCATTACTACACTTTGAACAATTTAAAGCAAGTTTAAAGGCCAGAGTGGCAGTTAAAGGCAAAAAAAACCCACCTCATAAGAGGTGGGTCGGAAAAGAAAGAACAAGTGGAGGTTCTTCGTTGGCGATCAGAAGGTAAATGTGGTCTTCACGTAAGCACCTTGGACGTAATCACTTGAAAGATCGCCGGAATACTCATCAATGATGAAGTAAGTCGGCGTGACGGTGATGTTGTCGGTAACGGCAAACTTATAGAAGATTTCCCACATCATGTTGTAGTCGTCTTCGATTTTAGGAGCCTGACCGATGGCTGTGCCGAATGAGTTACCTTCAATGCCGACATCAGACCACTCAAAACCGGCGTACCAGCTGGTGATCTCTTCGTCTGAATCGTCAGGGTTAGACAATGAGTAACCACCACTCACAGAAGGAATGATACCTGAATCTGCAGGTGCCCATGCTGCAGCAATGCTGAAGCCATGACGGCTGTCACCAGCTTCAGCAGCTGCCTTGTTGGTGCCGATGGTCAGGCCAACATTTTGCGCGTAGGCATAACCAACTTGAGCCAAGAAGCTACCTTCAGCGATTTCACCTTCATAGAAAAGCTGCCAAGAAGATGTCGAACCGGTTTCAGCACGGCCAATGCCCGTACTGCTTCCATCCCATGCGACGTAGTTGCCGCTGAGTTTGAAACCAGAGTCTCCAAGCGTATAAATACCACCCAAGCCGGCGCCGGTGCTAGCCAGGTTGTTGGTTGCCCAGGCACCGCCATAGGTGAAGAAGTCCAGCAGCAGGTCGGAGGGGTAGAAGGTTGCATAGCCGGCGTACATACCAGGGTCATCCGTCCTCACCACAGGACCAGCTGTCACCGTCAGGTTCTCACCAACAGGGAAGGTGTAGAACAAGCGACCT is a window of Synechococcus sp. A15-24 DNA encoding:
- a CDS encoding iron uptake porin; this translates as MKLFQQLLVAPAALGLLATGANATELNINGVAEYSSSSKKDQVTSVTQFSDVYPTDWAYQALSNLVDQYGCVAGYPNGTFRGGRAMTRYEAAALLNACLDRVTEVTDQLKSLISEFEKELAMIAGKVDGLEARVGKLEATQFSTTTKLKGYSAWVFGAAEGFDDDEGEALTFNYDLRLALKTSFTGKDMLTTVLRSGNFGPSVWDEGLTFVETAMSSGNTVKIGRLFYTFPVGENLTVTAGPVVRTDDPGMYAGYATFYPSDLLLDFFTYGGAWATNNLASTGAGLGGIYTLGDSGFKLSGNYVAWDGSSTGIGRAETGSTSSWQLFYEGEIAEGSFLAQVGYAYAQNVGLTIGTNKAAAEAGDSRHGFSIAAAWAPADSGIIPSVSGGYSLSNPDDSDEEITSWYAGFEWSDVGIEGNSFGTAIGQAPKIEDDYNMMWEIFYKFAVTDNITVTPTYFIIDEYSGDLSSDYVQGAYVKTTFTF